Proteins from a genomic interval of Plasmodium reichenowi strain SY57 chromosome 13, whole genome shotgun sequence:
- a CDS encoding RNA-binding protein, putative, whose protein sequence is MRENDNTEQQISDMTTSKDEKSNNKKPHLRKAAGIVWKDPTLDEWPENDFRIFCGNLGNEVSSDILANAFRKYKSFNMAKVIRDKRNNKTKGYGFVSLSDPQDMLDALKTMNNKFIGNRPITVKRSRWKDREMNSQKNKDFDNFLKNSQLPTKKFRKFKKIVNNNAKDIHERLINKDTLN, encoded by the exons atgagggaaaatgataatacaGAACAACAAATATCAGATATGACAACTTCAAAGGATGAAAAATCTAATAACAAAAAg CCACATTTGAGAAAAGCAGCAGGTATTGTGTGGAAGGATCCTACATTAGACGAATGGCCAGAAAATGATTTTCGAATATTCTGTGGAAATTTAGGGAATGAAGTATCGAGTGATATTCTTGCTAATGCctttagaaaatataagtCCTTTAATATGGCCAAg GTAATAAGagataaaagaaataataagaCTAAAGGATATGGTTTCGTTTCCTTATCAGATCCTCAAGATATGTTAGATGCTTTAAAAActatgaataataaatttatagGGAATAGACCTATAACTGTAAAAAGAAGTAGATGGAAAGATAGAGAAATGAATTCTCAGAAAAATAAAGACTTTGAtaactttttaaaaaattctCAATTACctacaaaaaaatttaggaaatttaaaaaaattgtcAACAATAATGCTAAAG aTATTCATGAAAgattaataaataaagatacATTGAACTAA
- a CDS encoding hypothetical protein (conserved Plasmodium protein, unknown function) translates to MSTFLFNKKDVILYFAFVFFSFFINYNNPHIFTNDDRKLKTLFNRIRHKIFSSEHIGNVNRSNGIVESCTFGGSEKEKKRNSSTFECINHKLLKKSKMLFYIWSNNLQKITVNEIMEKEKIFIDLNEEYIYLKKKEGEKKTHELNYIDLSTFPTYCSFYKLNVQDILYYDKKINYYSKRYFIKTDHLNSDPLNENATIFIWGNKYENLQNSKNNIYKNFHNILYYYITILMNNILNHTFYFVFNMNKEKNYENFIIYKNKYIYPFKNIHLNYNKHKDINNIISLKNSNVQNNNEIITDFYLVEICHSLNGITFKQNHNMLKKKLNNIYFNIEFVTYIFQFPPVFYHIIFIIFFSLLITYVFYKIFIKYKTYI, encoded by the coding sequence ATGAGCACATTTCTTTTCAACAAAAAGGATGTCATTCTTTATTTCgcttttgtttttttttcgttttttATAAACTATAATAATCCACACATATTTACTAATGACGATCGAAAATTAAAAACACTGTTCAATCGAATTCgtcataaaatattttcatctGAACATATCGGAAATGTCAACAGAAGTAATGGAATCGTAGAAAGCTGTACTTTTGGTGGAAgtgaaaaagaaaaaaaaagaaattcAAGTACATTTGAATGTATAAATCATAAgttgttaaaaaaaagtaaaatgttattttacatttggtctaataatttacaaaaaataacagttaatgaaataatggagaaagagaaaatatttattgacctaaatgaagaatatatttatttaaaaaaaaaagaaggagaaaaaaaaactcATGAACTAAATTATATTGATTTATCAACTTTTCCAACTTAttgttcattttataaattaaacgtacaagatatattatattatgataaaaaaataaattattatagtAAAAGATACTTTATAAAAACTGATCATTTAAATAGTGATCcattaaatgaaaatgcaactatttttatttggggtaataaatatgaaaatttacaaaattcaaaaaataatatttataaaaattttcataatatattatactatTATATTACTATCCTTATGAACAATATATTGAATCATACATTCTATTTTGTCtttaatatgaataaagagaagaattatgaaaattttattatttataaaaacaaatatatatatccatttaaaaatattcatcttaattataataagcacaaagatataaataatattatttctttaaaaaattcaaatgtacaaaataataatgaaataataacaGATTTTTACCTAGTGGAAATTTGTCATTCCTTAAATGGTATAACATTCAAACAAAATCATAACATgttaaagaaaaaattaaacaacatatattttaatatagaatttgttacatatatatttcaattTCCCCCAGTATTCTATCACatcatatttatcatatttttttcactACTAATTActtatgtattttataaaatttttatcaaatataaaacGTACATATGA
- a CDS encoding hypothetical protein (conserved Plasmodium protein, unknown function) has translation MNEQNINNNNCDINDEGTSEINDENIIGLCIKNILESTFEKNIHCENFLVKKNIALNNFIKANNVSQDNIKVSDTMDDGTIPYNIIYNEDILNIKNDDDIINEDINYTKELKNYNTNNSNIYSLNNNESNEIYKKKVEKKRKRNYLNINDYNFDYDEEDFVTSSNEVFLKTHNDNDNISETSKIINMDNDIIKNLIMPPVVPFNDMFKKFNKEISDIYIKNKNNNIEDLNIFLASQLLCLEEKEDTFINENNFINSNFDSFILKKLKIINDPDYNNFSNQNKDLQKLFMYLMSWYFSGYYSGKMSVLKELYRQ, from the coding sequence atgaatgaacagaatataaacaataataattgtgATATTAATGATGAAGGAACAAGTgaaataaatgatgaaaatattataggTTTATgcataaaaaatatattagaGTCTACATTTGAAAAGAATATACACTGTGAGAATTTTTTggttaaaaaaaatattgcattaaataattttattaaagCAAATAATGTTTCTcaagataatataaaggTATCAGATACTATGGATGATGGTACTATaccatataatataatatacaatgaagatattttaaatataaaaaatgatgatgatattataaatgaagatataaattataCTAAAGagttaaaaaattataatactaataatagtaatatatattcattaaataataacgaatcaaatgaaatatataaaaaaaaagtggaaaaaaaaagaaagagaAATTACcttaatattaatgattataattttgattATGATGAAGAAGACTTTGTTACAAGTTCTAATGAAGTCTTCTTAAAAACacataatgataatgacAATATATCTGAAACATCAAAGATTATTAATATGgataatgatattataaagaaCCTAATTATGCCTCCTGTAGTACCATTCAATGATATGTTTAAGaaatttaataaagaaataagtgatatatatataaaaaataaaaataataatatagaagatttaaatatattcttagcttcacaattattatgtttagaagaaaaagaagatacctttattaatgaaaataattttattaattctaATTTTGActcttttatattaaaaaaattaaaaattataaatgaccctgattataataatttttctaatcaaaataaagatTTACAAAAActttttatgtatttaatGTCTTGGTATTTTTCAGGATATTATTCGGGAAAAATGAGTGTATTGAAGGAATTATATAGACAATAA